One genomic segment of Catalinimonas alkaloidigena includes these proteins:
- a CDS encoding DUF5916 domain-containing protein: protein MNKFYPAAIFFIFSCCFSAFGQKNIELPQLKIKKTNEAIQLDGVMNEDVWQKADVAKDFWQNFPMDTSLAIAQSEVRMTYDDQFIYIFAKCYSTSEAGDHYYVTPSLRRDFRGAGNDMITFNFDTFQGQTNAFSFGLNPYGVQREGLIANGGSLQEDFDLSWDNKWYSAAQIFDEYWTAEVAIPFKTLRFKERSTEWLMNFYRLDSHTNERAVWSHIPRNFRLYSLAHSGKLLWDEPLKKPGANISLIPYIAGGIHRKHQEGTPTEKNLNVGGDAKIAVTSSLNLDLTINPDFSQVEVDEQVTNLDRFEIFFPEKRQFFLENADLFANFGMENARPFFSRRIGVAIDSTTGQNVQNPIRFGARLSGSINRNWRVGLMNMQTGEDETINLPSLNYTVGAVQRRMFKRSNLSFIAINKQSLTDTLTDDFTLQSGMYNRLFGIDYNMASADNSWNGKFYYHRSVDPENPANTYAHGANLIYSTLRWDISWLHQMIGENFNAEVGFVPRTGFNRVMPSVAYRFFPKSKRLVSHGPGMEYQYWWNQALGMTDSNLRFFYEFIFSNTSELTASYLNDYVYLFAPFAPSRKGIPFLTGEDFRMNSIDITYLSDRRKNFFYDLNTIQGQYYDGILNYFKGTFSYRAQPYGLFSLDMTYSRIKLDDPYTSGNLFLIGPRLDLTFTKSVFFTTFIQYNSQFDNINVNSRFQWRFKPVSDLFIVYTDNYVYDIYDRVNNFDVKNRALVVKLTYWLNI, encoded by the coding sequence ATTTTTTCTTGCTGTTTTTCTGCTTTTGGGCAGAAAAATATTGAACTTCCTCAGCTAAAAATCAAAAAAACAAATGAAGCTATCCAGTTGGATGGTGTAATGAATGAGGATGTATGGCAGAAAGCAGATGTTGCTAAAGACTTCTGGCAAAATTTTCCAATGGATACTTCGCTGGCAATCGCACAGTCAGAGGTTCGCATGACCTACGATGATCAGTTTATTTACATCTTTGCTAAGTGCTATAGTACTTCTGAAGCGGGTGATCATTACTATGTGACACCTTCCTTGCGACGTGACTTCAGGGGGGCAGGTAATGATATGATCACCTTTAACTTTGATACTTTTCAGGGTCAGACCAATGCTTTTTCGTTCGGGCTCAACCCTTATGGGGTCCAAAGAGAAGGACTGATTGCTAATGGAGGCTCTTTACAGGAAGACTTTGACCTATCCTGGGATAATAAGTGGTACTCAGCTGCCCAGATTTTTGATGAATATTGGACTGCGGAGGTAGCCATACCGTTCAAAACCCTGCGCTTCAAAGAAAGAAGTACCGAGTGGCTCATGAATTTTTACCGCCTGGATAGCCATACTAACGAACGCGCGGTCTGGAGTCATATTCCGCGTAATTTTCGACTTTACTCTCTTGCCCATTCGGGAAAGCTGTTGTGGGATGAACCCTTAAAGAAACCGGGCGCTAACATTTCACTTATCCCCTATATAGCCGGGGGTATCCATCGTAAGCACCAGGAGGGTACGCCGACAGAAAAAAATCTGAATGTGGGGGGTGATGCCAAGATTGCTGTGACTTCTTCCCTTAACCTTGACCTGACCATTAACCCTGATTTTTCTCAGGTAGAAGTGGATGAGCAGGTAACCAATCTGGATCGTTTTGAGATCTTCTTCCCGGAAAAGCGGCAGTTCTTTCTGGAAAATGCTGATCTCTTCGCCAACTTCGGCATGGAAAACGCCCGCCCCTTCTTTTCTCGTCGTATCGGCGTCGCCATTGATTCCACCACCGGGCAGAATGTACAAAACCCGATTCGTTTTGGCGCTCGCCTGAGTGGAAGTATCAATCGCAACTGGAGAGTAGGCCTGATGAATATGCAAACCGGGGAAGATGAGACTATCAATCTGCCCAGTCTCAATTATACTGTTGGCGCAGTACAGAGAAGAATGTTCAAGCGTTCTAACTTATCATTCATCGCAATCAATAAACAGTCTCTTACAGATACGTTAACTGATGACTTTACCTTACAGTCTGGTATGTACAACCGTCTCTTTGGGATAGATTATAACATGGCTTCTGCTGATAATAGCTGGAATGGAAAGTTTTATTACCATCGCTCTGTTGATCCGGAAAACCCTGCAAACACCTATGCGCACGGAGCAAATCTGATTTATAGTACTCTGCGCTGGGACATCAGTTGGTTGCACCAGATGATTGGTGAAAATTTTAATGCTGAGGTTGGATTTGTACCTCGTACCGGCTTTAATCGTGTTATGCCTTCAGTAGCATATCGTTTCTTTCCCAAATCCAAAAGGCTGGTGAGTCATGGGCCGGGAATGGAATATCAGTACTGGTGGAATCAGGCATTAGGTATGACTGATTCTAACTTACGTTTTTTCTATGAGTTTATTTTCTCAAATACCAGCGAACTCACTGCATCTTACCTGAATGACTATGTCTACCTTTTTGCTCCTTTTGCCCCCAGCCGAAAAGGCATTCCTTTTCTTACAGGTGAGGACTTTAGAATGAACAGTATAGACATAACCTATTTATCAGACCGGCGCAAAAACTTTTTCTATGACCTGAATACCATCCAAGGGCAGTATTATGATGGCATACTCAATTATTTTAAAGGCACATTTAGCTATCGTGCCCAGCCTTATGGACTTTTTTCGCTGGATATGACTTATAGCCGCATCAAACTGGATGACCCTTATACCAGTGGTAACCTGTTTCTAATCGGTCCCCGCCTGGATCTTACTTTTACCAAAAGTGTTTTCTTCACCACCTTTATTCAGTACAATAGCCAGTTTGATAATATTAATGTCAACAGTCGCTTCCAGTGGCGTTTCAAGCCGGTATCAGATCTCTTTATCGTTTATACTGATAACTACGTGTATGATATCTATGACCGTGTTAACAATTTTGATGTAAAAAACCGGGCACTGGTTGTAAAGCTTACTTACTGGCTAAATATCTGA